In a single window of the Elaeis guineensis isolate ETL-2024a chromosome 8, EG11, whole genome shotgun sequence genome:
- the LOC105037202 gene encoding LOW QUALITY PROTEIN: ultraviolet-B receptor UVR8 (The sequence of the model RefSeq protein was modified relative to this genomic sequence to represent the inferred CDS: inserted 1 base in 1 codon): protein MPSPPRTPSLLRRLLLRAFSLPNSTARSYSAASKASLPAASVWSFGDNSNGALGLPFPLADAYEPTKVPSLPSRIAGVAAGHYHSLAVTADGEVWAWGRNEEGQLGRGPAAPRDTWSKPERVTGLDHVRVQAAFASGVVSAAVGDDGSLWVWGRSKRGQLGLGEGVIEAARPSKVEALAGHEIIKVSFGWGHALAQSKDGKVFGWGYSEDGRLGEMGKMLDKPLSQPLNSHKALDNSASLLDIVEKQVAEKLEKEKNMPIIWEPCIVQELSALRVXDVACGLDHSLVLCSDGTLLSCGDNTYGQLGRNTEGSKMLPISINFHPLSLSAGLGHSLVLCKATSQGAAEGGSCVISWGWNQSYQLGRQGQEDVPGMVEGLSGEKLVSVSAGRVHSIALTSKGEVWAWGSGRNGRLGLGSSVDEMEPAFVERLDGLKVLHAAAGFDHNLLLVAE, encoded by the exons atgccGTCTCCACCGCGAACGCCGTCTCTCCTCCGCCGCCTCCTCCTCCGCGCCTTCTCTCTTCCCAATTCCACCGCCAGATCCTACTCTGCTGCCTCCAAGGCTTCGCTACCGGCGGCCTCCGTTTGGAGCTTCGGCGACAACAGCAACGGAGCCCTCGGCCTCCCCTTCCCGCTCGCCGATGCCTACGAGCCCACCAAGGTCCCCTCTCTCCCCTCCCGCATCGCCGGCGTCGCCGCCGGGCACTACCACTCCCTCGCCGTCACCGCCGACGGGGAGGTGTGGGCATGGGGCCGGAACGAGGAGGGCCAGCTCGGGAGGGGCCCCGCTGCTCCAAG AGACACGTGGAGCAAACCAGAAAGGGTGACAGGGTTGGATCATGTGAGAGTTCAAGCTGCATTTGCATCTGGTGTGGTTTCTGCTGCTGTTGGAGATGATGGTTCTCTATGGGTATGGGGAAGATCCAAGCGCGGCCAACTTGGTCTTGGGGAAGGTGTGATAGAAGCTGCCAGACCTTCCAAAGTTGAGGCGCTAGCAGGGCATGAAATAATAAAG GTATCATTTGGATGGGGCCATGCATTGGCACAGAGCAAGGATGGAAAAGTATTTGGTTGGGGTTACTCGGAAGATGGAAGGTTGGGAGAAATGGGGAAAATGTTAGATAAACCACTTTCACAGCCTCTGAATTCTCATAAAGCTTTGGACAATTCTGCATCTTTGCTAGACATTGTAGAGAAACAAGTTGCAGAAAAATTGGAGAAAGAGAAGAATATGCCCATCATCTGGGAGCCTTGCATAGTGCAGGAACTGAGTGCTCTTAGAG TTGATGTGGCTTGTGGTCTTGATCATTCCCTAGTGCTATGCA GTGATGGCACTCTGTTAAGCTGTGGAGACAACACATATGGTCAGCTGGGCAGGAACACTGAAGGATCCAAAATGCTACCAATCAGCATAAATTTCCATCCCCTCTCTCTGTCCGCAGGCCTTGGTCACTCTCTAGTTCTATGTAAGGCTACATCACAGGGAGCTGCAGAAGGGGGCAGCTGCGTGATCTCATGGGGATGGAATCAAAGCTACCAACTTGGACGCCAGGGGCAAGAAGATGTCCCCGGGATGGTTGAAGGTCTAAGTGGGGAAAAGCTGGTGTCTGTTTCAGCTGGGCGTGTTCATTCTATTGCTCTCACTTCAAAGGGGGAGGTTTGGGCATGGGGCTCTGGCCGAAATGGCCGACTTGGTTTAGGAAGCTCAGTGGATGAGATGGAACCAGCATTTGTGGAGCGTTTGGATGGGTTGAAGGTTCTGCACGCAGCGGCTGGCTTTGACCATAATCTACTACTGGTTGCTGAATGA